In the genome of Gemmatimonadota bacterium, the window GGACATCTGGTTCTCAGCCAGAAAACCGGGGTTCGATTCCCCGTGGGGGTACTGAGACGGTCGCATAGCTCAGTTGGTTAGAGCGCACGGTTCACATCCGTGAGGTCCTAGGTTCGAGTCCTAGTGCGACCATCTGCAAGGGCAGTCCTGCGCCCCGACTCGCATTCGTGGCTCCCTTGCCGTAAGCCGAGGCGACGACTGCGGCCGAGTTGGTTCGCCCGTGGCGCTTCTTATACGGTTCCCGTGCGGAGCCGCTCGAGCCGCTCCGCGATCCAGACCTTGACCAGCGACTGCCGCGGCACACCTAGTCGCGCCGCCTCTCGATCCAGCGACTCGATCATCCATGCCGGGAAGTCCACATTGACCCGCCGTTGCTCCAGCCCGGGCCTGCGCGCTTTCGAGACGTCCAGATAGCGAGAGACGTCCTTCCCCTCGTCGAACTCCCGCTCGAACTTACTCGCCTTGACCTTCATACAACTTCACCTCCTCCCAGCGGGAGCGCCGGACAGAGACGATGCGGATCTTCTCGCCACGGTACGTAATGACGCCCGACCAGTGCTTCTCGGCGATTTTCCCGATCACCAACGACCGGGGCTCATCCGTGGTCCGGGCGGGAATCTCAATCCGGTTCTCATCCTCCCACAGCCTCATCGCCTCGTTGAAGTCGATCCCGTGCTTCGCCTTGTTGGCCTCGCTCTTGGCCGGATCGAACTCGAATTCCATAGGTATAGAAATTATACCATTTTTATTCGGTGTCAAGCATTGACGGTCGTGTGAACCCCGAACGAGTCGGCCGCCTTACGCCGCTCGCCGCGTCCGGCCTCATCCAGTTTCCCGGTCTTGAGGTCCGCTGGTCTTTGCGCTGCAATTGAGCGCATCATGAGCGGACTCGCTTGGAGGACTGGCTCCGGTCTGACCGGGCTAGTGGCGTCGCCTGCGTTGGCCAGGCTGCTTCTCTTCTTTCTACTCTTCCCTGAAGAGCGGCTGCACTTTCGCCGGCGAATCCAGGCCGACTTCTTCTCGAACAAGGTGGCTTCGAGCCCGCGGAGATCGCTCGCCGGCTTGACGGGGTTGGCGGCGCCGCCTATTCTCGCTGCGCCACCCCTTCGATCTCTGGTCTGTGAATCATCTCCTTTCACTCGCGGTCGTGCTGCTGCTGGGGTCGCCGGTGCGGCTCGGCGCGCAGGCTGCCGAGCCGGCGGGCGCAGGCCGCAGCGTGCTGGACGGCGTCTTCACGGAGGCGCAGGCCGTCGCCGGCAAGGCCATCTTCAATCGGAACTGCGGCGAGTGTCACGCGCCCGGCCACTTCACGCACCGCGGCTTCCTGGGCGCCTGGGCCGGGCGCAGCCTGGCCGACCTGCTCGGCCAGCTACGCGAGACCATGCCCTTCGACCGGCCGGGTCAGCTCGCGCCCCAGGAGTACGTGGACGTGATCGCATACATCCTGACGCTGAACGGCCTGCCCCCCGGCCGGGACACGCTGCGCGCGGATTCCACGCTCGGCCTCATCCGCATCGAGCGTGCGCCAGCGAGCGAGAAGCCCGGCCTAACCGGGGATGGCGAGTGGCGCTACTGGGGCGGCGACGCGGGGAGCACGCGCTACTCGGCGCTGGACCAGATCCATGCGGACAACGTCAAGGACCTGCAGGTGGTGTGGCGCTGGTCGGCGGCCAACTTCGGGCCGACGCCCGAGACCTACTACCGGGCGACCCCCCTCTACGCTCGAGGCGTGCTCTACACGGTGGCGGGCGAGCGGCGCGCTGTGGCCGCCATCGATCCGGCCACGGGCGAGACGCTCTGGACCTGGCGCATGGACGAGGGGCTGCGCTGGGAGAAGGCGCCGCGCCGCTTCTCCGGGCGCGGGCTCGCCTACTGGACGGACGGCCGCGAGGAGCGCGTGATCGTGGTCACGCCGGGCTACTACCTGGTGGAGCTGGACGCGCGCACCGGGCGGCCGGCGCCGGGCTTCGGCGAGGACGGCGTCGTGGACCTGATGCAGGGCCTGGGCTACCAACTGGTGCCGTGGACCGGGCAGAGCGGACCGCTGATGACGAACGGCGACAACGGGCCGGTGAAGGCCACGGGCGACATCGCCTCGAAGGCTGCCGCGGAAGGGGGCGAGAAGCTGGTGTACGGGATCGACCCCGAGGAAGGGCAGATCGGGTCCAGCTCGCCGGCCATCGTGGTGGGCGACGTCATTGTAGTGGGCAGCTCGGCGCTCCAGGGCTACTACCCGCGGCGGCTGAGGAACATCCCGGGCACGATCCGCGGCTTCGACGTGCGCAGCGGCCGCCAGCTCTGGGTGTTCAACCTGATCCCGCGCCCGGGCGAGTTCGGGCACGAGACGTGGCTGGAAGATTCCTGGGAGGTGGCGGGGAAGAACGATGCCTGGGCGCCGTTCTCGGCGGACCTGCAGGCCGGGCTCGTCTACATCCCCGTCGGCCACCCGCACAACGACTGGTACGGCGGCCACCGGCCGGGGGACAACCTGTTCTCGGAGAGCGTGCTGGCGCTGGACGCGCGCACGGGGAAGCGGCGCTGGCACTTCCAGATGATCCATCACGACATCTGGGACTACGACACGCCCACCGCGCCCAATCTGGACGACATCACGGTCAAGGGAAAGCGCATCCCCGCGCTGGTGCAGACCACGAAGCAGGGGTTCGCGTACGTCCTTGACCGCCTGACTGGCAAGCCGGTCTGGCCGATCGTCGAGCGGCCGGTGCCGCGGTCGGATACGCCTGGCGAATGGACCTCGCCGACGCAGCCGTTCCCCTCGCGCCCGCGCGCCTTCGAGCGGCAGGGCGCCACCGTGGACGAGCTGATCGACTTCACGCCCGAGCTGCGCGCGCAGGCGCTGGAGCTGGTGAAGGAGTTCCGGCTGGGGCCGCTGTACACGCCGGTCTCGCGGGTGGAGGCGCCGGACGGGACTAAGGGGACGATCCAGGTCCCGGGCGCGAATGGCGGCACCAACATCATGGGCGGCGCCGCGGTCGATAGGGAGACCGGTATCCTGTACGTGGCGTCGCAGGGCGGGCATAGCCGGATCGCGCTCGAGCACAATCCGGAGCGCTCGGAGATGAGGTATGTGTCGCAGGGGCCGGGCGGGCTGCGCGGGCCGCAGGGGCTGCCGCTGCTCAAGCCGCCTTACGGCCGCATCACGGCCATTGACCTGAACACGGGCGAG includes:
- a CDS encoding CopG family transcriptional regulator, whose protein sequence is MKVKASKFEREFDEGKDVSRYLDVSKARRPGLEQRRVNVDFPAWMIESLDREAARLGVPRQSLVKVWIAERLERLRTGTV
- a CDS encoding BrnT family toxin codes for the protein MEFEFDPAKSEANKAKHGIDFNEAMRLWEDENRIEIPARTTDEPRSLVIGKIAEKHWSGVITYRGEKIRIVSVRRSRWEEVKLYEGQGE
- a CDS encoding PQQ-binding-like beta-propeller repeat protein; the protein is MNHLLSLAVVLLLGSPVRLGAQAAEPAGAGRSVLDGVFTEAQAVAGKAIFNRNCGECHAPGHFTHRGFLGAWAGRSLADLLGQLRETMPFDRPGQLAPQEYVDVIAYILTLNGLPPGRDTLRADSTLGLIRIERAPASEKPGLTGDGEWRYWGGDAGSTRYSALDQIHADNVKDLQVVWRWSAANFGPTPETYYRATPLYARGVLYTVAGERRAVAAIDPATGETLWTWRMDEGLRWEKAPRRFSGRGLAYWTDGREERVIVVTPGYYLVELDARTGRPAPGFGEDGVVDLMQGLGYQLVPWTGQSGPLMTNGDNGPVKATGDIASKAAAEGGEKLVYGIDPEEGQIGSSSPAIVVGDVIVVGSSALQGYYPRRLRNIPGTIRGFDVRSGRQLWVFNLIPRPGEFGHETWLEDSWEVAGKNDAWAPFSADLQAGLVYIPVGHPHNDWYGGHRPGDNLFSESVLALDARTGKRRWHFQMIHHDIWDYDTPTAPNLDDITVKGKRIPALVQTTKQGFAYVLDRLTGKPVWPIVERPVPRSDTPGEWTSPTQPFPSRPRAFERQGATVDELIDFTPELRAQALELVKEFRLGPLYTPVSRVEAPDGTKGTIQVPGANGGTNIMGGAAVDRETGILYVASQGGHSRIALEHNPERSEMRYVSQGPGGLRGPQGLPLLKPPYGRITAIDLNTGEHLWMIPNGDTPESVKNHPALRGVSLPRTGKSAHANVLVTKTLLFYGEGRGGGRSFHAVDKRTGEELAALELPA